The following are encoded in a window of Rosa chinensis cultivar Old Blush chromosome 4, RchiOBHm-V2, whole genome shotgun sequence genomic DNA:
- the LOC112200510 gene encoding 30S ribosomal protein S1 isoform X1 codes for MSSTPKKYDTLSNPPFCKTHNPNANAAALNLCSPFPLFKPRKMPIYTATLALGSVSRLLFITSDASSSSSSNTCSVSSCFLNHSNFPKQSHKSVSKKRTSLVCAASKTEVQDSSPSTEQARRSADWKVAKAYSDSGFIFDGMVEGYNSGGLLVRFHSLVGFLPFPQLSPSHFCQEPGKGVQEIAKGLLGSLISVKIIQADEENKKLIFSEKEAVWSKFSEKISVGDVFEARVGSVEDYGAFVHLLFPDGLYHLTGLVHVSEVSWDLVQDVRDILSEGDAVRVKIINIDREKSRITLSIKQLEEDPLLETLDKVIPQDGSDGPDSLNPNNSNNIEPLPGLEAIFEELLQEDGIDDVGITRQGFEKRVVSQDLQLWLSNSPAINQKFTLLARAGRQVQEIQLTTTLDQEGIKQALQRVLERVP; via the exons ATGTCTTCCACACCAAAAAAATATGATACGTTATCCAATCCCCCATTTTGCAAAACCCACAATCCAAATGCTAATGCTGCTGCCCTGAATCTCTGTTCTCCATTCCCATTATTCAAACCAAGGAAAATGCCTATATACACTGCAACTCTGGCCCTTGGATCAGTCTCACGGCTCTTGTTCATCACCAGCgatgcctcctcctcctcctcctctaataCTTGCTCAGTCTCTTCTTGTTTCTTAAACCACTCCAACTTCCCAAAGCAATCCCACAAGTCTGTCAGCAAGAAGAGAACCTCTCTAGTTTGCGCTGCCAGCAAGACTGAAGTGCAAGACTCCTCTCCCTCTACTGAGCAGGCTCGG AGGTCTGCTGATTGGAAGGTAGCAAAAGCTTACAGTGATAGTGGATTCATCTTTGATGGGATGGTTGAAGGGTATAACAGTGGAGGTTTGCTGGTTCGGTTTCATTCTTTAGTGGGTTTTCTTCCATTTCCACAATTGAGCCCATCACACTTCTGCCAAG AACCGGGGAAAGGCGTCCAGGAGATTGCAAAAGGATTACTTGGTTCTCTTATATCTGTTAAG ATAATCCAAGCAGATGAAGAGAACAAGAAACTGATATTCTCAGAAAAGGAAGCTGTCTGGTCCAAGTTTTCTGAGAAAATTAGTGTTGGGGATGTTTTTGAAGCTAGGGTTGGTTCTGTGGAGGATTACGGTGCTTTTGTTCATCTACTATTTCCTGATG GTCTTTATCATTTGACTGGACTAGTACATGTCTCGGAGGTTTCATGGGATCTAGTTCAGGATGTAAGAGACATTTTGTCGGAGGGCGATGCAGTAAGAGTTAAGATCATTAATATTGATCG AGAAAAGTCAAGAATCACATTATCAATTAAACAGTTGGAGGAAGATCCACTTTTAGAAACATTGGACAAAGTGATACCCCAG GATGGCTCTGACGGTCCTGATTCTTTGAACCCTAacaatagcaataatatagaaCCTCTTCCAGGCCTTGAAGCCATATTCGAAGAGCTACTACAGGAAGATGG AATAGATGATGTAGGAATCACTCGCCAAGGATTTGAGAAAAGGGTGGTTTCACAGGACCTGCAGCTTTGGCTTTCCAAT TCACCAGCCATTAACCAGAAGTTTACTCTCCTTGCTCGGGCAGGAAGGCAG GTACAGGAAATACAACTGACGACAACACTTGATCAGGAAGGTATAAAACAAGCACTCCAGCGAGTGTTGGAGCGTGTCCCATAG
- the LOC112200510 gene encoding 30S ribosomal protein S1, chloroplastic isoform X2, producing the protein MVEGYNSGGLLVRFHSLVGFLPFPQLSPSHFCQEPGKGVQEIAKGLLGSLISVKIIQADEENKKLIFSEKEAVWSKFSEKISVGDVFEARVGSVEDYGAFVHLLFPDGLYHLTGLVHVSEVSWDLVQDVRDILSEGDAVRVKIINIDREKSRITLSIKQLEEDPLLETLDKVIPQDGSDGPDSLNPNNSNNIEPLPGLEAIFEELLQEDGIDDVGITRQGFEKRVVSQDLQLWLSNSPAINQKFTLLARAGRQVQEIQLTTTLDQEGIKQALQRVLERVP; encoded by the exons ATGGTTGAAGGGTATAACAGTGGAGGTTTGCTGGTTCGGTTTCATTCTTTAGTGGGTTTTCTTCCATTTCCACAATTGAGCCCATCACACTTCTGCCAAG AACCGGGGAAAGGCGTCCAGGAGATTGCAAAAGGATTACTTGGTTCTCTTATATCTGTTAAG ATAATCCAAGCAGATGAAGAGAACAAGAAACTGATATTCTCAGAAAAGGAAGCTGTCTGGTCCAAGTTTTCTGAGAAAATTAGTGTTGGGGATGTTTTTGAAGCTAGGGTTGGTTCTGTGGAGGATTACGGTGCTTTTGTTCATCTACTATTTCCTGATG GTCTTTATCATTTGACTGGACTAGTACATGTCTCGGAGGTTTCATGGGATCTAGTTCAGGATGTAAGAGACATTTTGTCGGAGGGCGATGCAGTAAGAGTTAAGATCATTAATATTGATCG AGAAAAGTCAAGAATCACATTATCAATTAAACAGTTGGAGGAAGATCCACTTTTAGAAACATTGGACAAAGTGATACCCCAG GATGGCTCTGACGGTCCTGATTCTTTGAACCCTAacaatagcaataatatagaaCCTCTTCCAGGCCTTGAAGCCATATTCGAAGAGCTACTACAGGAAGATGG AATAGATGATGTAGGAATCACTCGCCAAGGATTTGAGAAAAGGGTGGTTTCACAGGACCTGCAGCTTTGGCTTTCCAAT TCACCAGCCATTAACCAGAAGTTTACTCTCCTTGCTCGGGCAGGAAGGCAG GTACAGGAAATACAACTGACGACAACACTTGATCAGGAAGGTATAAAACAAGCACTCCAGCGAGTGTTGGAGCGTGTCCCATAG
- the LOC121052907 gene encoding uncharacterized protein LOC121052907, which yields MSAAEEEESSEAGTMDEEVLKLKEKLSQCRLERERLLTEKKRWRIKKKLLMGGIEKLEEKISKEREAFRCLTSEYYKRQIKLYKNLEMNNNSMRQLWNELAKLDDELAKLDEEQYKFFDSERPCMGTEVEKKIRRSQSKTEKLDKLYSEMNKKRDDFY from the exons ATGTCGgcagcggaggaggaggagtcaAGTGAGGCAGGCACCATGGATGAAGAGGTTTTGAAGCTCAAAGAGAAG CTTTCTCAATGCCGACTCGAAAGGGAGCGGCTCCTTacagagaaaaagagatggaggatcaagaagaaacttctcATGGGGGGTAtagaaaaactagaagaaaagaTCAGTAAAGAAAGAGAAGCGTTTCGGTGTTTAACATCTGAATATTATAAGAGACAGATAAAACTCTACAAGAACTTGGAGATGAACAACAACAGTATGCGGCAG CTATGGAACGAATTGGCCAAACTAGATGACGAATTGGCCAAACTAGACGAGGAACAGTACAAGTTTTTTGATAGTGAGAGGCCTTGTATGGGAACAGAAGTCGAGAAGAAAATAAGGCGGTCACAATCAAAGACAGAGAAGCTGGACAAGCTATACTCAGAGATGAATAAGAAACGGGACGATTTTTATTAG